The Bacteroidota bacterium genome segment ACCGCCTTCCTCTTTCTCGATGTCGGCGATTAGGTCATGCTCGGTGTACGTCGGCATAGTCGGTTAGCGCTAAGAGCAGGTCGTGTGGGAAACTTGCCTCTCGGAACGATGGTATGCTGCGCGCTCCAAAGGGTTGCCCGGCCCCTGTTAAGTTCTCCTCAAGCCGCGCGCTGCGGCGGGGAAGGGCACGAAGCGTGGAACTTCAGACGTATCCTGTAGGGTCCCCGCGCCGGCGGACACCTCCCGACTCAGCACCAGCCTGATCTTGCGATGGAAGGCATCACGATCACCGACTCCGCCGCCAGCCGGCTCCACGAGATCGCCGAGCGCGAGGGCGTCGGCGGTGAGCAGTTCCTCCGCGTCGCCGTCGTCTCGGGCGGCTGCTCGGGGCTGACCTACGACCTCGGCTGGGACACGACCTTTGGCGAGACCGACCAGGTCGTCGGCGAGGAGCCGCTGCGGGTGGTGATGGACCGCAAGAGCTTCCTCTACCTCGACGGCACGACGCTCGACTTCTCGGACGGGCTGGAGGGCCAGGGCTTCCACTTCCACAACCCGCAGGCGTCCCGCACCTGCGCCTGCGGCGAGTCGTTCTCGCTGTAGCATGGGCGGGAGCGTCCTTCCGTCTGGCATCCTCGCGCCGAACCTCACACCGTTCGAGGACGACGGGCGCATTGCCGAGGCGCTGTACGTCGCGCACGCGGAGCATCTGCTGGCGCAAGGGTGCGCGGGACTGATCCCGTTCGGGACGACGGGCGAGGCGGCGTCAGTGGGGCTGGAGGAGCGGATGCGTGTGCTCGACCGGCTCGTGGCGGCCGGCGTTCCCGCGAGCAGACTGATCCCGGGCACCGGGCTGACGAGTCTGCCCGATACGGTCTACCTCACCCGGCACGCGGCGGAGCTAGGCTGTGCCGGCGTGCTCGTGCTGCCGCCGTTCTACTTCAAGTCGGTCTCGGACGAGGGCCTGTTTGCCTACTTCGCTCGGCTCGTCGAAACGGTCGGTCACCCAGCGCTGCGTGTGGTGCTCTACCACATCCCGCAGGTGGCGGGCGTCGGGCTGTCGGTCCCGCTCGTCCGGCGGCTGCGCGAAGCGTTTCCCGAAACGGTCGTCGGGATCAAAGACTCGTCGGGTGACGGGGCGAACACCTCGGCCCTCCTGGAGATCGGCGGGCTGACGGTCTATCCCGGCACCGAGTTGCTGCTGCCGCAAGCCCTTGCAGTGGGCAGCCCCGGTTGCATCACGGCAACAGCCAACGTCAACGCGCCCGCGCTCGTCCGCCTGGCTCGTCTGGTCCACGACGATCCCGGAGCAGCGGACACCGCGTTCGAAGACGTGCGGCGGGTCCGCCTCGCCGTCCAGGCGTACCCGCCGATTCCAGCGATGAAGGCGCTGCTTGCCCGGCGCACGGGCGACGCCCGCTGGCGGAACGTGCGCCCGCCGTTGGAGCCGCTCGCCCAGGTCCAGGAAGAGGCCCTCGCCGAGCGTATCGGCGAGGGCTGACCTGCAAGTGGCTCGGGGATTCAGCGGAGCACCGTCACCCGAGACGTAAGGGTCTCGTCCCCGGCCCGGAGCCGGACCAGGTAGACCCCGCTCGGCAGCAGGCGCCCCGCGCCGTCGCGTCCGTCCCACCCCAGCGTGTGTGACCCGGCGGCGAGCGCTCCGGCCTCCAGCGACCGAACGCGGCGGCCCTGCACGTCGAACACCTCGACCGACGCATCGCGCGCATCGGGGAGCGTAAACGACAGGCGCGTACCGGAGCGGCCGAGAGGATTCGGTGCCGCAGTGAAGGCGAGCGCGCCGTCCTGAGTCCCAGGCTCGCTCGCCACCGGCTCGGCGGGCTTGAGGAGGAAACCGAAGTTCTCGGGCCGCCCCTCGCTGTCGAAAAACCCCGCGCGCTGCCCGACGCCGACGATCCATCCGAGGTTGTTGATCCCGACGGCGCGCTGGAATGTCCACCCGTCGGCCGAGTCGTCGACGAGGTCACGGAGCAAAAAGAGCGTTTCGTCGATCCACACCGAGGCCTGGATGCGGTTCGGATCATTGAGGTCATTGCACTGCCCGACGACCCACGCGGCCTCGTTGAAGTCCTCGGCTGTGCATCCGAGGATACCGTCCGGATTGGTGTAGCGCCGCGCGGTGCCGTCGGGCTCCCAGATGACCGGGGTGAGTTCGTCACCTGGCCCGAACCGCTCGCCCATGATCTGCCCTTTCTCGTTGATCTCCTTGGCCTCGGAGAAGGTGTCGCCGGGGGAGACCACGCCGAGGTCCTCGATGGTGTACGTCCCGTCGCCGTTGGGGAGCCAGCGCACGGCGCGGATAATGTCGTCGCCCTCGGCGGGGACCGCCGCCCCGGCGATGACCCCGGCGTTGTTGATCCCGACGGCCCGGCTGAACCCGCCGCCGATCGTCCCGAGGTCGGTGACGGCGTAAGTGCCCTCGCTGCTCGGCGTCCATACGACCGCGTGGTAGGCGTTGAATGAGCCCCCCTCCCACGCCGGGTCGTCGGTACGCGCGTTGCCGACGACGAGGCCGGCGTCGTTGAGGTCGAAGCTCGACGAGACGAGGTCGAAGCCCTCCTGGAGCGGGAGCCCAGGCATCCCGACGGGCTCGCCGCCGTCGGCGCGGAAGAACGCGCGGAACTCGCCGTTGAAGCCGTCGCCGGCCTCGGCGGCCACGCCGGCTACGTCGCCCGCCGCGTTGATGTCGGCCACGCCGGCACTGCTCGGCCCGAGCGAGCCTTGCCAGATGATCTGGCCGTCCTGCCAGAGGTAGGCCTCGGAGGGGTCGAGGGGCCCGTCGGCGTCGAAGAGCGCAATCGATCCGCCGACCAAGCCGTCGTCGGTGACGACGTTGGCGTTGCCGCCTGCGTCGTTGTCGGTGACCAGGGTAAGCGAGTACGTCGGTGCGTCCTGCGCGGCGGTTGCGTCCTGCGCGGCGGTGGGGAGCGCGAGCGCCGCAACGAGCGCAGCGAGCGTAGCGAGTCGGAGCATGGTGCAGACCGGATAGCTGGGGACGTTGTGCCTGCGGAAGCGAGCAGGCTCCGCAAGAAAGCCTGCGGCCCGATGCGAGGCCCTGAGAGCGGGCTGAGGAAGCCCCAAGGCTTCGCCGAGGCGCAGCTACCGGGCGTCGGGAAGCGTCGCGGCGGCGAGGTCTACCTCGCGCTCACCGATCCGCGAGACGACGGCGGACGTTCCCTCCGGCGAAAGGGCGAGGGTGAAGACGACACCCCCGCGCGGCAGCACGACGAGCGGGCGCTCCGGCGACGCGCTAGACTCCAGCGTCTCGTGGCTCCAACCAGGCCGGCGGTGCGCAAAGACGACCCCATCCGCTGCTGGTGCCCAGTTATAGACGTACCGTGGGTCGAGGTCCGGGAGGAGGACCTCGTCCTCGCCGTCTTCGCCCGTCCGCTGCCACAGCCCCGGGCGGCCGGGCCGCATCGTGTAGAGCTGCCCGCCCGTCGGCGACGGCTGGGGTGTCTTTGCTCCGCTAAAGGTCAACTGCGTACCCTCGCCCCCTCCGGCGGGGAGGCGCCACACCTCCGTCTGGCCGGAGCGGTCGGAGGCGACGTAGAGCCATGCCCCGTCGGCGGACCAGGCGGGCTCGGCCTCGTTCCACCCCGGCGAGGCCAGGCGGCGAGGCGGTTCGCCGAGCCCGTCGATCACGTACACGTCGGCGTCGGCACCGCCTCGCGTGGCAAACGCGAGCCGCGTTCCGTCCGGCGACCACCGCGCAGCGCCCACGACGCCGGGGAGGTCGGTGACCGCGCGGGGGCGGGAGCCGTCGCGCTCGGCGACCCAGACCTGCGGCGTGCCGGAGCGCTCGGAGACGAACGCCACGCGGCGGCCGTCCGGCGAGATCTGCGGGTGCGCGTCAAAGGCCGTCGACGGCGCGAACGGGACGAGGTCGGCGAGGCTGTCGGGTCCTGGCGGGCGCGCGAGGTCGAGCGCGAACAGGTCGGCCTCGACGCGCCACCGCTCGAAGACGAGGCGGCCGCCGGCCACGTCGGGAAAGACGCCGGGGTCTTCCACCGCAAGCAGTGCCGGGTCGGCCGTGCCGTCGGTCGTAGCGAGCCGCCAGAGGCTGGAGCGGCTGGCTTGGGCGAGCGCGTAGACGGCCCCGCCCGCCGAGAGCCAGTCGTGCCCGGCCATCATCTGCGTTCCCGTCGCCAGCGGCGTCACGGAGCCCGTTTCGAGGTCGAGGACCGAGAGGGTAACGGACTGCGCCCCGGCAGCCCGGAGGAAGAGGACGCGGCGGCCATCGGGCGAGGCGCGGGGCGTGTCGTCCACAGCGCCCGGCGGGCGGTCGTAGTCGAGCGCGCGCGTCTCGCCGCTGGCTAGGTCGACGAGCGAGAGCCCCAGCGCCGTCCCCGCTTCGTCGCCGCCGACGAGGAGGGCGCGGCCGTCGGCTGTCCAGTCGAGCGTGCGCGCGGCACCTCCGGGGCACGGGGCGACGACGCGCGGGGGCCCCCCGAAGGCGGGCACGACAGCGAGCACGCACGGGTCGCGCGCCCAGCGCGACGGGTCCCGGATCCAGTCGATGTAGGCGATCTGCGCCCCATCTGGGCTCCAGCGGGGCGACTCAGCGAGGTCGTCGGCCGTCACGAGCCGGAGCGGCTCGCCGCCCGCACCGGGCTCGCGGACGGGAAGGACGACGAGGTCGCCGGTCCGGGCGGTGCCGCTCACGTAGGCGACCCACGCGCCGTCGGGGGAGAGGGTCGGGCTGCGCTCGAACCCCGGCGTGCTCGTCAGCGGAGGCGCGGGCAGCACCGGAGCGGCCTCGCCGGAAGACGGACGGGCGAATCCTCCCGCGAACCAGCTGTAGGCCAGGACCGCGAGGACGGCTGCGGCCGCGAAGACGACGCCCGGGCGCACCGTCCGCGGCCTCTCGTGCGAAGGGTCCGGAACCGCGGCTGCCGATGCGTCTGGAGGAGCAGGCGGCTCGGCCGGCAGCCAGGCGACGGGGGCGAGCAGGCGGTAGCCGACCCGGGGCACGGTCCCGATGACCGTCGGGGCGCGAGCGTCGTCACCGAAGGCTTTGCGGAGTTCGGAGACGCAGCGCGTCAGCGTCTCGTCGCCGACGACGGTGTCCGGCCACCCCTCGTCGAGCAGTTCGCGCCGCGAGACGGCGGTCCCGGCGCGGCGGGCGAGGTGGCAGAGGACGCCCATCACTTTCGGTTCGAGCGTGCGGGCTTCGGTGCCTCGCCGGACCTCGAGGAGAGGCGGGTGCACCTCGCGCCCCGCCACGCAGAACGGAGGGGTAGAGAGCAGGCGGTCGTCGGAAGCCATCGCGGAGAGCGGCAAGAAGGAGGGAAGATAGCCTGAGGAAGTACCGACTGCGCGGGCCACACGTCGGCGTGTAGCGAGTCCGCGAGCATGACCTCACAGAACCATCAGGCTCCCATCACTGCGCCGCTGGCGCGCTCCGGTAGCTTAGAGTGCCCGACAAAACCTATTGTTGCCATTGCGAGCAATTCCCTCGACCGCGCTCAGGACAGGCTCCGGGAGCGCGGCAACCTCCTGAGCGAGGTGGCGTCCTAAGGAAATTGCTTCGTCGCTACGCTCCGCACAATGACAGCCTGGGTAGGTTTTGCCAGAGCGTCTTGGTCGAATCGGAGGCTCGCAAAACCGGAGCCTGAGCGAGACGGCCCGCACACGTTCCCGCGTGCTTGCCATCGCGCCGTCATGCTCGGAGCCATCAAGCACAGACCCTTCCTGACCAACCTCCTGGCGTTATGAAACCGTTCGTGTCCATCGTCGCTCTGTGCTTTGCCCTGAGCGCGAGCGCCCAGGTCGCGCCGCTCTACACCTTCGCCTCGCCTGACGAGCAGCAGGAGAGCCTCTTCGGCAGCGCCCTCGCCGCCGTCGGCGACCTCGACGGCGACGGCGTCCCCGACGTTGCGGTCTCGGCCCCGGACGAGGACGCGGGTCCAGCCGGCGACGCCGTCGTGGATGGCGGTCAGCTCCACGTCTTCAGCGGAGCCACGGGCCTGCTGCTCCGCACGTTCGTCTCCCCGAACCGCGAGACGGACGCCTTCTTCGGCGAGGGCCTCCTGCCTGCCGGGGACCGCGACGGCGACGGCACGCCGGATGTCTACGTGAGCGCCTCGCGCGAGACCGTCGACGGGGCTGGCGGGGCGGGCCGCGTCTACCTTCTCAGCGGCGCTGACGGGACCGAACTCGCCGCGTTCGCCTCGCCCGATCCGCAACCCGAGGGCAACTTCGGCTTCAACCTCGCCCGCCTCGGCGACCTCACCGGCGACGGGGTCGGCGAGGTCGGGGTGAGCGCGAACGGGGAAAGAGTGAACGGGCTTCCCCGAGCCGGGCGGTTTCACATATTTGACGGCGCTACCGACGCCCTCGTCCGCACCGTCGCCGCGCCCGATCCCGAGGTAGAGGCGGGGTTCGGGTACACCCTCGACGACGCAGGCGACCTCGACGGCGACGGCACTTCCGACATCGTGACCGGTGCCCCGTTCCGCACCGGCCCGACAGGTCTCGACCTCGCGGGCCGCCTCTACTTCGTCAGTGGGGCCGACGGCTCGGCGATTCGCAACGTTCGGTCGCCCAACGAGACCGCGCTCGGCGGGTTCGGCCGCTACGTGGCCGGGCTGGGCGACGTCACGGGCGACGGCGTGCCGGACGTGGCGACGGGTGCCAACGGCGAACCCGAGCAGGGTTCGTTCGCCGGGCGGGCCTACGTGGTCTCTGGTGCCACGGGAGAGGCCGCCGTGACCCTCATCTCGCCCGACGAGCAGACCATCGGGTTCTTCGGCGAACTCGTCGAAGCCGCCCCCGACCTCGACGGCGACGGCCTGGCGGACCTCATCGTGAGCGCCCGCGCCGAGGACGAGAATGCAGCCCCGCAGGTGTTCATCGGCCGCGTATACGTGTTCTCCTCGGACGGCACGCTCCTCCAGACGCTCGAACCGCCCATGCCGGACCCCGACGGCGTCCAATACTTCGGCTACGGGATCGCCGCCCTCGGCGACCTCGACGGGGACGGAGGGATCGAGGTCGGCGTCGGAGCGTGGGGCGAGAACCCGCCGGGGAGCCCGCCGTTTGCGGGCCGGGCCTACGTCTTCCCCGTGGATCGCACGACCTCGGCGGTGACGCCGTCGCGGGTGCCCAGCCCCCTCACTCTCCGCACGGTGCCGAACCCGGCGCGCTCGTCGGCGACCGTCGCGTTCGGCCTCTCCGAACCGGGGCCAGTCCGCCTCGTCCTCTTTGACGCAGTGGGTCGCCGCGTCGCTGTCCTGGCGGAGGGGCAGCGAGGGCCAGGGTCCCACGTCGTTCAGGCTTCGCTGTCAAGCCTCCCGGCCGGAGTTTACGTTCTCCGCCTTACCGCTGGCAGCCGCGCCGCGACGCACCGCCTCATCGTCATTCCGTAGCTGCGCTACTCGGCGCGAGGCTGCGGGCGACCGCCTCGGCACCGGCGAGGCCGCTCAGGAATGCGCCCTCGACGCGGGAGCCGTGGCACCAGTCGCCGCACGCGCCTAGGCGCTGCGCCTCGTCCCACAGGCAGCCGTCCTCCAGCGGCTCGTCTGCCTGCGCGTAGCGCCACCGGTGGGCCTGCGCGAACGTCGGGGCGACCGGGCGGAGCCCCGTCGCGGCGAAGAACCCACTGAGGAGAGCCTCGACGACGGCGTCAGGCTCGTCCTCGATGTGCGTCTCGGTCCAGGCCGGTGCGCCGTGGAAGACCCAGCTTTCGAGCGCGGGCCGCCCCGGCTTGCTGCTGTTGCGGGCCGCCCACGAGAGCGGGGCGTCGTGGACGAAGAGCCCGTCGGCCTCGACCGGCAGCGGGGCGTCGAACGTCGCCATCGCAGCCCAGGTCGGTTCCATCGTGACCGACGCAGCGCGCCGGGCGAGGTCCGGAGCGGCGGCGAGGAGCGGTGCGGCCTGGGGCGGCGGCACGGTTACGAGCACCGCGTCGAAGGTGCCGAGGTCCGCGCCATCGTCGGCGACGAGGGACCAGCGGGCGCCGCTCGGCTCGGCGGCCTCGACCCGGACGCGGCAGCGCACGTCGAGGCCGTCGGCGAGGTGCCTCGGGACCGCGCTCATGCGCGGCACGCCGACGTAGCGCTCCGGCCCGTCGCCCTTGGGGGTCACCGCCCCGCCCTCGGCGACGCCGATCCGTCCGTCCCACCGCTGCACGATGCCAGCCTCAGTCCAGGACGCCACGCGGCGGCGGAAGCGCTCGTCGCGCACGGTGAAGTACTGCGCGCCGTGGTCGAACGTGGTCTCGGCCTGCCGGCGCGTCGACATGCGCCCGCCCGGCCCGCGCCCCTTGTCGAAGACGGCCACGGCGTGACCCGCTTCGGCGAGGGCCTGGCCCGCGGTCAGCCCGCTCAGCCCGGCACCGATTATGGCGACCGAGTATTCAGACGATGAAGGGGAGGGGCGGTGCATGGCGCTCGGGATGTGCAGGCAGAGCGAGGGGCGTGCGAAGATCGCGCAAACCATGACGGGTACAGGACGCACCTCAGAACCAGCGCCCCAAGCCCTCGTTCCACTTTCAGAGGAGATTGAAACTACACTAACCAGCAACGCCGCACAATCATGCCTCCAACCATTCCCTCCCAGGCGGAGGACGTATCCGTGGTCACCACTGACGTGCTCATCATCGGGGCCGGGGCCGCTGGCCTCCGCGCCGCCATCGAGCTGCACGAAGCTGGGCGTGACGTACTCGCCATCGGCAAGCGCAAGCACGGGGACGCACACACCGTCTGGGCCGCAGGCGGAATCAACGCTGCTCTCGGCAGTCTCGATCCCGAAGACCGCTGGGACATCCACGCGGCCGACACCCTCAACGAGGGACACCACGTCAACAACGCGCAGGCCGTCGAATTGCTCGCCCGACACGCGCCCGAGCGCGTCCGCGAACTCGACCGTTGGGGTGCCGACTTCTCGAAGACCGAGGAGGGCGAGATCAACCAACGCTACTTCGGCGCGCAGTCGTTCCGCCGGACCTGCTTCAAGGGTGATATCACCGGCCGCGCGATCCTCGAAGCGCTCGTCGCCCAGGCCAAGCGTCTGGAGATTCCGTACCGGCAGGACACCTTCATCACCGAGATTCTGGTGGACGACGGGCGCGCCGTCGGTGCCATCGGCTACGACATGAACACGGGCGACGTGCTCGTCTTCCACGCCAACGCCGTCATCCTCGCCGCCGGGGGCCACACCTCGGTCTACGTTCGGTCGTCGTCGCGGTCGGACGAGAACACGGGCGACGCGCAGACGCTGGCCTACAACGCCGGTGCCGTGCTGCGCGACATGGAGTTCGTGCAGTTCCACCCGACGGGCAAGCTCTGGCCCGAGGACCAGCGCGGCGAACTCGTCACCGAGGCCGTGCGCGGCGAAGGGGGACGGCTGTTCAACTCCGAGCGCGAGCGCTTCATGGAGCGCTACTCGCCCAAGCAGATGGAACTCGACGCGCGCGACGTGGTCGCCCGCGCAGGCTACGCCGAGATCCAGGCCGGGCGCGGCACGCCGAACGGCGGCGTCTGGCTCGACATCTCCCACCGCGACTCGGACTACGTCCGAGACCGGCTGCCCCGCATGGTCCAGGAGTTCGCCGACGTGGGCGTGGACATCACCGAGGAGCCGATGGAGGTCGCCCCGACGGCGCACTACGCGATGGGCGGCGTCGAGATCACCGACTTCGAAACCTGCGCCACGACCGTCGACGGGCTCTACGCCGCGGGTGAGAGCGTAGCTGGCGTCCACGGGGCCAACCGCCTCGGCGGCAACTCGCTCGCCGAGACCGTCGTGTTCGGACAGATCGTCGGGGCGCACCTCGCTGGCAACCTGCCGGAGCGGGTGCAGATCTCGGACGACTGCGTCAACGAAGCCCTCGGCCGCATCCGTCGGCTCGCTGAGTCGGCCGGGCAGCACGAGCCAGAGGCTCTCATCGAGCGCCTGCGCCGCGTGATGTGGGACCACGCGGGGATCATCCGCGACGAGGATGGCCTCATCGAAGGGCTCGCCAAGCTGGAGGCGCTGCGCCGCGACGCCGAGGACCTAAACGTCCAGGCCGCCCCCGGCAACGAGCAGTTCGAGCAGGCGATCAACCTCCACTTCATGATGACCGCCTGCGAGGCCATCCTCCGCAGCGCGCTCGCCCGCACAGAGTCGCGCGGGGCCCATTTCCGCTCGGACTATCCTGACACCGTGAGCGGCTGGCGTAAGAACGTCCAGGTCTGCCGCAGCAGCGACGGCGAGATGGCCCTCGACTCGGCCCCGGCCACGGAGCCGACGCCCAGCGTGCAGCAGGCCCTCAAGGAAGAGCACGAACTCGACTACCACCACCTCGAGTAGGAGGACCTGCCGGCTCCGGCCGGCGACCAGAAAGAGTACGAAGACAGACGGTGCCAGCCCCGACGCGTTCGGGGCTGGCACTGCTCGTTTCTCGGGGCAGGCGAGAGGGTGGGGCCGTCCCTTAGAAAAACATCAGATTTTGTTCATGAGGCAAGCACCCTGAGTCCGTACCCTTTCGGTACCCACACCCGACTCGCGATGCCATGTCCAAGCCTACGCTCGTTGCCGTTCTCCTTTTTCTCTCTGTCGCCGCCCAAGCGCAGGTCACCGCGTTTGACGTGTCGTTCGACGACGAGTTGGTCGGCGGGCCGCCGGAGGTGGTGCCGGGCCTCGGCGGCGAGCGCCCGACCAGCCTGTTCGGCGAGGCCGAGAGCCGGATCGACGTGGTGCCCGTCTTCGGCAGCACCGGGGCTTCGACGGCGGCGGGCAACGTCGCCCGCGTAGACGCGCCTGCGCCGGGCGACTACCACCTGCTCGACTTCGGCCACGCGCTCGTCGCTGGGATCGTCACCGAGGGCGTGGTCCGCGTGGGCTTCGACTTCGCCGCCGAGGGACCAGGCGAGGGATTCGCCTTCCTCCGCCTCTATGACGAGGCGGAGGAGGACATCGGCTCGGTCCGCCTCGGCTTCGACGAAACGGGCTTCGACGTGGGCCTGCTCGACTACGACTCTGCGACGGGCGACTTCCTCGGCGTCGTCTACCCTGCCGTCTCGGACTTCGCCGCCGGGACGTGGCACCGCATCGAGCTGCTCTACGACCTCAGCCAGAACACGCTGCGCGTCGAGGTCGACGGCACCGACGGCGGGGTCGAGGTCGGACTGAGCCGAGCGACGGGGACGGGTGCGCTGGGTGCGTTCTTCAACTGGGGCGGGGCCTATGCCGGGCGCTCGGCCGTCGACAACGTGACTGTCGAGGTGCCGGAGGAGACCGGGCTGCCGCCGGCCCCGGCGGGCTTCCTCGATCTCCTGGAGCCGGAGGCCTACGGCGGCACCGTGCTCCGTCCGGAGAATGGCGACCTGCGCACCCGCGGCCTCGCCTTTCGCAATAGCCTCACCGCTCCGCTCTATTGGGGTCCGGCCTACGACGGCGTGGCGACCTACAGCTTTGTCGTCTCCCCGGATATGGACGAGAGCGACGCCCGCCCGTCGTTCGTCCGCACCGTACCTGTCCAGCGCAACCGCACCTACGAGGTCTCGGCGCTCATCCGGACGGACTTCCCGCGCAGCGACTGGGAGTTCAGCGTGATCGCCTTCGGCGTGGACCCGGACGTGACGAACCTCGAGGGCGGGCGCTACGGCGGGATGCCGGCTCGCACGGAGGGGCCGGACGGCTGGGAGCGCTGGACGTGGCGCTTTACGCCCCACTGGCCGACCGTCGCCGAGATCGAGATCGCCTTCGGGCTCCACGAGTACGGCCCGACCGGGTTCAACGGCGACGTGAGCATCGAGATCGCCGACTTCGCGGTCGTCGAGCTGCCCGAGGCTGACCTCGTGCCCTTCGCGCCGGGCGACGGCGTGACCTTCCCGGGCGGGCCGGGCGCGCTCGCCATGCGCATCGACGGCGTCGAGGACGACGGGACGGTGCTCACCGTCGAGACGCTCGGCGCGGCGTTCGCCTTCGACCGCGCCGCCGGCACCCTCGCTGTCCGGCAGCAGGGCGCCTTCGAGCGCGACCTTGCGCTCGTCACGGGGCTAGACCTGTCCGGCCTCGCGGTGCAGCAGCAGACGGGCGACCTAGCCGTCCTCGTCGGGAGCGCGCTGACGGTCGGGGTGCAGGCCGACGGCGCGGCCATCCTCAGCCCGCACAGCGAGCTCTCGGCGACCGTCGAGAGCCGCCTCGGCGGCGACTTCAACCGGATCGCGCAGGGAGACCTGTTTTCGATGGACGACTTCGGCGGGTTCACGGCGAATGTCCACACACCGCTCGGGACGGGCCGCGTGCCGCGCCTCGCGGGCGTCGGGGCGCTGCCCTTCGCGGGGCTGCCGCCGGACGACCTCGACACGCCGGGCGCGGCGGCCCCGGGCTGGCAGGCCCGCGCCGAGGTCAGCCCCGGCGAGCGCCTCTTCGTGAGCGCCTTCCCGAGCCGGGCCTTCGACTGGGAGCAGTCGTTCGAGTTCGGGTGGAGCCTCGCCGGCTTCGGCGAGCCGCCGGGCGACATCATCGGGCCGGGCTTCGAAAGCGACTGGATCTTGTGGAACGTGAACCAGCGCGCCTGGGCGATGAGCTTCGGGCCCCGCTACGAGCCCCGCGACGACGTGCCCTTCCAGGCGTACGTCGGCCAGGTCGACGCTGCGGGCGACCGGTGGGGGGCCTACTTCAGCCAGTGGTTCTACTTCTCCCGCGACCCCCGGACCTTCGCCGACGAGGTCGCCCGCTGGCGCGACGAGTACGGAATGACCACCGTGTACTCTGACGGCCTGGCGCAGGACGACTGGCTCAGTGCCTACGTGGTGATGCGTCTGCTCCGCGGCGAAGTCTTCCCCGAGGGCTCGGTCATCATCCACGACAGCTTCCCGCAGTCGGGCGTGGCCGCGGCCGCCTTCCGCCCGTTCATCTACACCTACGCCACGGCGACCTACATGGCCGAGAACGCCGAGGTCAGCGCCGGGGCCGACTGGTCGTGGGCGCGCTACGTGACGGGGCAGTTCCGCCGCGCGAATGCCGTCGGCGTCACGAAAGGCGATGGGTGGGTCGGGTTCGAGGGGATCGAGAAGTACCTCGTCGCGCTCGTCTGGGGCGGGCGCGGCAACCCGCAGACGACCGGCTTTGAGGAGACGTACCTCCCGATCCTCGCCGAGCTGGAGACGCTGTGGGAGACCTACGGCGACGACCCCCACTTCTTCGACCGCTACTACCATCCCCGCGCGCAGCAGCTCACCGGCTACGAGATAGGCCGCGCCGGAATGCCGTTCATCGAGCGCCGCGCCGCTGGCCCGGACGCGGTGCGCGTGACGCTGGCGACGTGGACCGAGGGGGCGAGCCTCCGCTACACCACCGACGG includes the following:
- a CDS encoding FAD-dependent oxidoreductase, which gives rise to MPPTIPSQAEDVSVVTTDVLIIGAGAAGLRAAIELHEAGRDVLAIGKRKHGDAHTVWAAGGINAALGSLDPEDRWDIHAADTLNEGHHVNNAQAVELLARHAPERVRELDRWGADFSKTEEGEINQRYFGAQSFRRTCFKGDITGRAILEALVAQAKRLEIPYRQDTFITEILVDDGRAVGAIGYDMNTGDVLVFHANAVILAAGGHTSVYVRSSSRSDENTGDAQTLAYNAGAVLRDMEFVQFHPTGKLWPEDQRGELVTEAVRGEGGRLFNSERERFMERYSPKQMELDARDVVARAGYAEIQAGRGTPNGGVWLDISHRDSDYVRDRLPRMVQEFADVGVDITEEPMEVAPTAHYAMGGVEITDFETCATTVDGLYAAGESVAGVHGANRLGGNSLAETVVFGQIVGAHLAGNLPERVQISDDCVNEALGRIRRLAESAGQHEPEALIERLRRVMWDHAGIIRDEDGLIEGLAKLEALRRDAEDLNVQAAPGNEQFEQAINLHFMMTACEAILRSALARTESRGAHFRSDYPDTVSGWRKNVQVCRSSDGEMALDSAPATEPTPSVQQALKEEHELDYHHLE
- a CDS encoding FAD-dependent oxidoreductase, which codes for MHRPSPSSSEYSVAIIGAGLSGLTAGQALAEAGHAVAVFDKGRGPGGRMSTRRQAETTFDHGAQYFTVRDERFRRRVASWTEAGIVQRWDGRIGVAEGGAVTPKGDGPERYVGVPRMSAVPRHLADGLDVRCRVRVEAAEPSGARWSLVADDGADLGTFDAVLVTVPPPQAAPLLAAAPDLARRAASVTMEPTWAAMATFDAPLPVEADGLFVHDAPLSWAARNSSKPGRPALESWVFHGAPAWTETHIEDEPDAVVEALLSGFFAATGLRPVAPTFAQAHRWRYAQADEPLEDGCLWDEAQRLGACGDWCHGSRVEGAFLSGLAGAEAVARSLAPSSAATE
- a CDS encoding chitobiase/beta-hexosaminidase C-terminal domain-containing protein, whose translation is MSKPTLVAVLLFLSVAAQAQVTAFDVSFDDELVGGPPEVVPGLGGERPTSLFGEAESRIDVVPVFGSTGASTAAGNVARVDAPAPGDYHLLDFGHALVAGIVTEGVVRVGFDFAAEGPGEGFAFLRLYDEAEEDIGSVRLGFDETGFDVGLLDYDSATGDFLGVVYPAVSDFAAGTWHRIELLYDLSQNTLRVEVDGTDGGVEVGLSRATGTGALGAFFNWGGAYAGRSAVDNVTVEVPEETGLPPAPAGFLDLLEPEAYGGTVLRPENGDLRTRGLAFRNSLTAPLYWGPAYDGVATYSFVVSPDMDESDARPSFVRTVPVQRNRTYEVSALIRTDFPRSDWEFSVIAFGVDPDVTNLEGGRYGGMPARTEGPDGWERWTWRFTPHWPTVAEIEIAFGLHEYGPTGFNGDVSIEIADFAVVELPEADLVPFAPGDGVTFPGGPGALAMRIDGVEDDGTVLTVETLGAAFAFDRAAGTLAVRQQGAFERDLALVTGLDLSGLAVQQQTGDLAVLVGSALTVGVQADGAAILSPHSELSATVESRLGGDFNRIAQGDLFSMDDFGGFTANVHTPLGTGRVPRLAGVGALPFAGLPPDDLDTPGAAAPGWQARAEVSPGERLFVSAFPSRAFDWEQSFEFGWSLAGFGEPPGDIIGPGFESDWILWNVNQRAWAMSFGPRYEPRDDVPFQAYVGQVDAAGDRWGAYFSQWFYFSRDPRTFADEVARWRDEYGMTTVYSDGLAQDDWLSAYVVMRLLRGEVFPEGSVIIHDSFPQSGVAAAAFRPFIYTYATATYMAENAEVSAGADWSWARYVTGQFRRANAVGVTKGDGWVGFEGIEKYLVALVWGGRGNPQTTGFEETYLPILAELETLWETYGDDPHFFDRYYHPRAQQLTGYEIGRAGMPFIERRAAGPDAVRVTLATWTEGASLRYTTDGSDPDETAALYDAPFTVLAGTPVRARAFKSGLDPSAVASGEAAVPVATSPLPVPGPFFGLKVYPNPARSVATVAWGTAEPGRVQLDVLDALGRVVRTLVDEEQPAGTYARRVPLAGVPSGVYLVRLRAGDQTTTTRLTVVH